A single region of the Paramicrobacterium fandaimingii genome encodes:
- a CDS encoding histidine phosphatase family protein: protein MAVRHLYIARHGAADAFGELTSTGRQQAELLGARLATLPIDAVWHSPLPRAADTALTIAQHLPSVPLHESAELIDHVPWVPPIDEMPSTMRGFFDGFDADEAADGHRIATALVEKFAAAPTTDDDTYEVLITHDYPIAWLLRHALDAPPIRWFGISSANTALTVLEFRPGHAATLVMFNDMSHLPVELTWTGFPPSIRP, encoded by the coding sequence ATGGCAGTTCGACATCTTTACATCGCCCGCCACGGAGCCGCCGACGCATTCGGCGAGCTCACGAGCACCGGCAGGCAGCAAGCCGAGCTGCTCGGAGCGCGGCTTGCGACGCTGCCCATCGATGCGGTGTGGCACTCGCCGCTTCCCCGCGCCGCCGACACGGCCCTCACCATTGCTCAGCACCTTCCCTCGGTGCCCCTTCACGAATCGGCCGAGCTCATCGACCACGTGCCGTGGGTCCCGCCAATCGACGAGATGCCCTCCACGATGCGTGGCTTCTTCGACGGATTCGATGCAGACGAGGCTGCCGACGGGCATCGCATCGCCACAGCGCTCGTCGAGAAGTTCGCCGCCGCGCCGACAACAGACGACGACACCTACGAGGTGCTCATCACCCACGACTACCCCATCGCGTGGCTGCTGCGTCACGCGCTTGATGCCCCTCCCATTCGCTGGTTCGGAATCAGCAGCGCCAACACAGCCCTCACGGTTCTGGAGTTCCGCCCCGGTCACGCGGCAACCCTCGTCATGTTCAACGACATGTCGCATCTGCCCGTGGAACTGACATGGACGGGCTTCCCTCCAAGCATCCGCCCGTAG
- a CDS encoding PEP/pyruvate-binding domain-containing protein: MLHELRFADAATGGAKAAALGTMLRAGLPVPDGFVLTFDEYGTAHTGPYPNALRDEVERAYARLGCPVVAVRSSASGEDSEHASAAGTYESVLGVRGVDALAAAIHRCWDSLHSPRAVAYQQAADREPSAERPAMAVIVQRMVDADASGVLFTPAKLGGMTLIESSWGLGPSVAEGRVTPDRFHVGGDGAIQMHLGDKRTRLDMSDQQLVSRDVDDPHRGAPTLDDEQMWKLVRLGAEIAELLGGPQDIEWAIAGARSWIVQARPVTVAPPASFNPTDAPTPVLTGAAASTGSATGTARIVRGPQDFSRVTRGDILVCPSTDPSWTPLLGIAGGVVTERGGSLAHAAIVARELGIPAVLGVTNATSLLTDGSIITIDGDLGTVVEHQPT; encoded by the coding sequence ATGCTTCACGAGCTGCGATTCGCGGATGCCGCTACCGGCGGCGCGAAGGCTGCAGCGCTCGGCACCATGCTTCGGGCAGGGCTACCGGTTCCCGACGGTTTCGTGCTGACCTTCGACGAGTACGGGACTGCGCACACAGGGCCGTATCCCAACGCTCTCCGCGACGAAGTGGAGCGCGCATACGCACGCCTCGGCTGCCCCGTGGTCGCCGTGCGCTCCTCCGCCTCGGGCGAAGATTCTGAACACGCATCTGCGGCAGGTACCTACGAGAGCGTTCTTGGCGTCAGAGGCGTCGACGCACTCGCAGCGGCGATTCACCGATGCTGGGATTCCCTGCATTCACCACGGGCCGTTGCCTATCAGCAGGCGGCTGATCGCGAGCCCTCTGCCGAACGGCCCGCTATGGCGGTCATCGTGCAGCGGATGGTCGACGCCGACGCATCCGGTGTCTTGTTCACGCCGGCGAAACTCGGTGGAATGACCCTCATTGAGTCGTCGTGGGGCTTGGGACCCAGCGTCGCCGAGGGTCGCGTCACGCCCGACAGGTTCCACGTTGGCGGCGACGGCGCAATCCAGATGCACCTCGGAGACAAGCGAACTCGCCTCGATATGAGTGACCAGCAACTCGTCTCGCGTGACGTTGACGACCCTCATCGCGGTGCCCCAACGCTCGACGACGAGCAAATGTGGAAGCTCGTGCGGCTGGGGGCTGAGATCGCCGAGCTGCTCGGCGGGCCCCAAGACATCGAGTGGGCGATCGCCGGCGCGCGCAGCTGGATCGTTCAGGCCCGGCCCGTCACCGTCGCGCCGCCGGCATCCTTCAATCCCACAGACGCGCCCACGCCTGTGCTCACCGGAGCTGCGGCGAGCACCGGCAGCGCAACGGGAACAGCGCGCATCGTTCGCGGGCCACAAGACTTCTCGCGAGTGACGCGGGGGGACATTCTGGTCTGCCCCAGTACCGACCCCAGCTGGACTCCCCTGCTGGGTATCGCTGGCGGCGTCGTCACCGAACGAGGCGGATCACTCGCACACGCTGCGATCGTGGCGCGCGAGCTCGGCATCCCCGCTGTTCTCGGCGTCACCAACGCGACGTCGCTGCTCACCGACGGGTCGATCATCACGATCGACGGCGATCTCGGCACAGTAGTCGAGCATCAACCGACGTAG